From Caulobacter segnis, a single genomic window includes:
- a CDS encoding prephenate dehydratase has protein sequence MSILKKIAFQGEPGANSHEACRTYFPDYEAYPCKTFEEAFEAIKTGAAQLGMIPIENSIAGRVADVHHLLPASGLKIIGERFKPIRFQLMANKGVKLSDVEVVASMPIALSQCRNSLKKLGVTTEAAGDTAGAAKELALKPNPKRGAVAPALAAEIYGLDILARDIEDERHNTTRFLVMTADPNPPAPEFTHRCVTSFVFRVRNLPAALYKALGGFATNGVNMTKLESYMEGGNFTATFFYAEVDGRPEDRSLALALDELKFFSEKFEILGVYPADPFRDRGT, from the coding sequence ATGAGCATCCTCAAGAAGATCGCCTTCCAGGGCGAGCCCGGCGCCAACAGCCACGAGGCGTGCCGGACCTACTTCCCGGACTACGAGGCCTATCCCTGCAAGACGTTCGAGGAAGCGTTCGAGGCCATCAAGACCGGGGCCGCCCAGCTGGGCATGATCCCGATCGAGAACTCGATCGCCGGCCGGGTCGCCGACGTGCACCACCTGCTGCCGGCCTCGGGCCTGAAGATCATCGGCGAGCGCTTCAAGCCGATCCGCTTCCAGCTGATGGCCAACAAGGGCGTCAAGCTGTCGGACGTCGAGGTCGTGGCCTCGATGCCGATCGCCCTGTCCCAGTGCCGCAACAGCCTCAAGAAGCTGGGCGTGACCACCGAGGCGGCCGGCGACACCGCCGGCGCGGCCAAGGAACTGGCCCTGAAGCCGAACCCCAAGCGCGGCGCCGTGGCCCCGGCCCTGGCGGCCGAGATCTACGGCCTGGACATCCTGGCCCGCGACATCGAGGACGAGCGCCACAACACCACCCGCTTCCTGGTGATGACGGCCGACCCGAACCCGCCGGCCCCGGAGTTCACCCATCGCTGCGTGACCAGCTTCGTGTTCCGCGTCCGAAACCTGCCGGCCGCCCTCTACAAGGCCCTGGGCGGTTTCGCGACCAACGGCGTCAACATGACCAAGCTGGAAAGCTACATGGAGGGCGGCAACTTCACGGCGACCTTCTTCTACGCCGAGGTCGACGGCCGGCCCGAGGATCGCAGCCTGGCCCTGGCCCTGGACGAGCTGAAGTTCTTCTCCGAGAAGTTCGAGATCCTCGGGGTCTATCCGGCGGACCCGTTCCGCGATCGTGGAACCTGA